In Ascaphus truei isolate aAscTru1 chromosome 5, aAscTru1.hap1, whole genome shotgun sequence, one genomic interval encodes:
- the LOC142495227 gene encoding uncharacterized protein LOC142495227: MLLLYIVAPEGHVSPEREQVSSPGSASSTHLEEHDEEDYDDDDDDDDDAAAAAIDTQIQASDHEEVPIETVLPPKRPANTTYDAIVASEGKIVEAENRRHSDLMTVLERMIALQEETVSQLAHLHRVFIEVPKQLQKINTSFEALVVQQTQANYWRMTNVPQFNTSQAGSVHAGQFSPHSSDIHSPGPNVTGQVADIAVQVPDDILPLPSVQIQQQTPTKEATKTKQDTHETDQPSLVQCLPTCSHVSVGTSPVREQSLPKSPVGESLPKSPVGESLPKSPVGESLPKSPVGESLPKSPVGESLATSPVGEQSLPKSPVGESLPKSPVGESLPKSPVGESLATSPAREVPEATQSGSVVPKVGGKRKRKIQETTSRPVTRSQKEQKK, encoded by the exons atgttattgttatatatagttgcccctgaaggacatgtgtcacctgagagggaacaagtgtcttcacctgggtcagccagctcaacacacctagaag aacatgatgaagaggattatgatgatgatgatgatgatgatgatgatgccgccgccgccgccatagacacacaaatacaagcaagtgaccatgaagaggttccaattgaaactgttttaccgccaaaacgtccagcaaataccacatatgatgcaattgtagcttctgagggaaaaattgtggaagcagaaaatcgtcgccattctgacctgatgacagtgctggaaaggatgattgcactgcaggaagaaacagtttcacaattggcacatctccacagagtcttcattgaagtgcctaaacagttgcaaaaaatcaacacctcattcgaagcattagttgttcagcaaacacaagctaattactggagaatgactaatgtaccacaattcaacacctcacaggcaggatctgttcatgcaggtcagttttcaccacattcatctgatattcattcaccaggcccaaatgttaccggtcaagtagcagacattgctgtgcaggttcctgatgacatcctaccgctgccatctgtacaaattcagcagcagacacctacaaaggaggcgacaaaaacaaaacaagacacacatgaaacagaccaaccatcacttgtgcagtgtctaccaacttgctcacatgtgtcagtgggcacaagccctgtccgtgaacagtcactacccaaaagccctgtaggtgagtcactgcccaaaagccctgtaggtgaatcgctgcccaaaagccctgtaggtgaatcgctgcccaaaagccctgtaggtgaatcactgcccaaaagccctgtaggtgagtcactggccacaagccctgtaggtgaacagtcactacccaaaagccctgtaggtgagtcactgcccaaaagccctgtaggtgaatcactgcccaaaagccctgtaggtgagtcactggccacaagccctgcccgtgaagtgccagaggccactcaaagtggctctgttgtgcctaaagttggtggcaaaagaaaaaggaaaattcaagagacaacaagcaggcctgttactcgctcgcaaaaggaacaaaaaaaataa